From the Streptomyces nodosus genome, the window ACAATGTGGGCGGTCTGCCCGACGACCTGGAGTTCCAGCTCATCGAGCCGCTCCGCCAGCTCTTCAAGGACGAGGTTCGCATGGTCGGCCAGGAGCTCGGCCTGCCGGAGGAGATCGTCCAGCGCCAGCCCTTCCCGGGCCCCGGCCTCGGCATCCGGATCGTCGGCGAGGTCACCAAGGAGCGGCTCGACCTGCTCCGCGAGGCCGACGCCATCGCCCGCGAGGAGCTGACCGCGGCCGGTCTCGACCGTGAGATCTGGCAGTGCCCTGTGGTGCTGCTCGCCGACGTCCGCAGTGTCGGTGTCCAGGGCGACGGCCGGACCTACGGCCACCCGATCGTGCTGCGCCCGGTCTCGTCCGAGGACGCCATGACCGCCGACTGGTCCCGGCTGCCGTACGACCTGCTCGGGAAGATCTCCACGCGGATCACCAACGAGGTGCGGGACGTCAACCGTGTCGTGCTCGATGTGACCTCGAAGCCGCCGGGGACCATCGAGTGGGAGTGAGCCCCCGGCTCATCTCCGCCTGAGAGTGCGCACCGGCTCTCCGGGCTTCCAGACCTGGACGACCAGAAAGGCGTCGTCCTCGACGTAGGTCCTCACGACCTCCGTCAGTTCGGTGCGGAAGAGGTGGAACGGCTGCGGCGGTTCCACCTCTTTCACATACGCCTCCTTCGTCGGGGCGTCCGCCACCTCGGCCGCCCGCCCGCTGATCCGTACGTCGCCGCCACCCATCCCGGTGCCCGGCCCGGGATTCGCCTGGAGCGCGAAGCGCGGGTCGCGGAGCAGATCGCGGGCCTTGAGCGAGTCCGGCATCATGCCGAGCCACAACTCGCCGGCCAGGAAACGCACTTCCAGGCCGGAGGTGCGCGGCGAGCCGTCCCTGCGGAGCGTCGCCAGGACGTGGTGGGGGCCATGGGTTTCCGAGGGGGACCGCGGCGTGCCGCCGCCGAAGCGTTTCTCGACCGTCCCGGCGAGGGCGGGTTCGGCGGCGGCGAAGGCCGCCCAGTTCCACGGCGTGCGGCGCGAAGTCATGGGGCGAGTGTGGTGGCGATACCGGACATCTTCTGTCGGGTATCGGCGCACGGGTGCGGAGCTTCCCCTACTTCGGTGCGGCCACCCACTCCGGTTCGGTCTCCCGCAGCCGCTGCTTCAGCCAGTTCTTCCGGACCGCCGTCCAGCCGAGGACGGCCGCCGCGAAGCCGGCCATGAGCGCACCGACCAGCAGTGCCGGTCCCGTACCCGCGGGCAGGACCAGCAGGGCGGACACCACGGCGGGAACGCCGACGATGGCCGCCTTCGCACGCAGCTCGGGATCGTCCATCGCGTCGTACTCGATCCGTCTGCCGAGGGCCCGCACCCGCTCGGCCGCCTCCGGCAGCGGGGTGAGCCTGCGCGGGCGCATCCCCGGCACGGTGCCGCTCGCCCGCCCGGCCGACGGGAAGGCCGCCCGTGTGGCCAGGGCCCGCTCGGCCGCCTCCGGGCGTGGATCGCGCACCATATGGACCTGCATCACCTTGCCCACATGACGCGACTGCTCGTACCGGAATCCGTACTGCTCGGCGATGTGCACCAGCGAGGCCAGCCGGCCGATGCGCGGATCGTCCACGACGGCGAAGTCGCGCCGTTCGATCTGTCCCAGCAGCTCGGCGATCTGCTTCTCCGCGCCGTTCATGTCCCTCCTCACACCTTCGGTTCGCATGGACCCTGAGGGTTCCGGCAAAGGAAGCCCGGTGGTTCCGACA encodes:
- a CDS encoding pyridoxamine 5'-phosphate oxidase family protein, with the protein product MTSRRTPWNWAAFAAAEPALAGTVEKRFGGGTPRSPSETHGPHHVLATLRRDGSPRTSGLEVRFLAGELWLGMMPDSLKARDLLRDPRFALQANPGPGTGMGGGDVRISGRAAEVADAPTKEAYVKEVEPPQPFHLFRTELTEVVRTYVEDDAFLVVQVWKPGEPVRTLRRR